GTTCTTTATAACTTGTATTTCCATTACTAAATTGAAATTAAGATTTACTATATTATTTTTGACCGCTTCAACTACACAGTTTTCAGCTTGCAGGTAACGACTTGATATCAAATCGTTTTAATGTTTTATATCTAATGTTAAACGAAGTTATCATTTTTTTCTGACAATGTCAAGAAGAACTCTTAACCGAAACATTATCACATTTAAAACAATTATATATAACTTTACCAACATACATTACTGTTACCATTCATGAAAAAAATATTACTCCTCTCAGACACGCATAGCTATATTGATAATGATATTTTAAAATATGTCAAACAAGCAGATGAAGTATGGCATGCTGGAGATATTGGCGATTTAAAAGTAACCGATGCTATTAAAAAACTTAAACCCTTACGCGGTGTTTATGGTAATATTGATGACGCTACGGTTCGGTTAGAATTCCCAGAACACAATCGGTTTATGTGTGAAGATGTTGATGTTTGGATAACGCACATTGGTGGTTATCCCCCAAAATACAACGGCAGGGTATATGAAACTATGAAACAAAATCCGCCAAGACTGTTTATATGCGGACATTCGCATATTTTGAAAGTGATGCCCGATAAAAGATTACATGTGTTACATATGAATCCTGGTGCGGTTGGTAAACACGGATTTCATAAAACCAGAACCATGTTACGTTTTACTATTGATGGTAAAAAAATTGATAATTTGGAGGTTATTGAATTTCCTGTGAGGCATCCACAAAACGGCCCTTCCTAATTACTTTACAACATTTATTAGTTAATATAAGTTATACATACAAAGACTTAATATTCATATTTTTAAACAATTTTAATACAAGAACGATGTCATTCCGAACGAAGTACGAGGAGGAATCCCATCCTTATGAGATATCTCGTCGCTCATACTTCGCTCTGTCGACATGACAAAACACTATTTATCATTGAAATTTACTTAGAACTTACCTTAGTTACCAACTTTAGCAAACTTGCCCGTTAGGAATTGAAGCATTTGTTGAAGCTCTCCCGATTTTCCATTGGGAAGCGACTGCTGAAAGCCCGACCCTTGTGGTAACGCCAAAAACCCTGAAAAAGCACCAAGATATTGCTTGATAAACCGTAGTTTTGCAACGATTTAAAAACAATAAACAAATTATTTATGAGTCAAGTAAAAGAAAATGATACGGTAAAAGTTCATTACACAGGAAAATTAAGCAATGGTCAAGTTTTTGATAGCTCACTAGAAAGAGAGCCTTTAGAAATAACGCTAGGTCAAGGTGCTCTTATTCCTGGTTTTGAAAAAGGTATTATTGATATGAAATTGAATGAGAAAAAAACCATCAATATTCCTGTAGAGGAAGCTTATGGCGATGTGCGTCAAGAGTTGTTTTACGAAGTAAAAAAAGAACAACTTCCTCAAGATATGGCTCCTGAAATAGGTATGGGTCTAGCATCTAAAGATCAAGAAGGAAGAGAAACACAATTTCGTGTCGCTGAAGTTAACGAAGATCATATTATTGTTGATGCTAATCATCCATTAGCAGGACAAGAATTAATATTTGATTTAGAGCTTGTTGATATAAAATAAAAAGCAAGCCCATCCTAAATCCTTACCATATGGGAAGGACTTCCTTACTCTAATGAGTAATACTACTAAATAATTACGCATTAATATAAGGCATGAGTATTTCCATCCTTTGGAAAGATTAAGGAAGGCCTCTAATAAAAAAACCCAAAGTTTTCACTTTGGGTTTTTTTCGCACTAATACTACTAAGATGTTAGGTTTATCGTAATCGATCTACAGATTTTACAAGATCTTCATCCTTCTTAATGGCTTTATTGGCTAAAACCAAAAACACGATAGAAATAATAGGAAGAAACATCCCAATACCTTTCTCAGAAACCGCCGTCTCTCCAGATACATTTAGAGATTGATATACAAAAAATCCTAGTAAAAAAAAGTTTAATATGATATTAAGACGTCCCAATATAAATTGAGACTTCCTGTTTTTGTATCTAAATATAGAAATGATTGATAATAATGCCGATGATAAAAAAGCAGCAAACACATAAACAATATCATTAGCAAATACTTTAACTTGGTCTGATGTAGACCATAAATCAAACACAAAGATTAATCCCACAGAAACTCCTGCAGCTATTAATAGATATATAGTTTGAATACGTTGTAACATAAAAATTTAAAAACTAGATGGCAAAAATAGTAGTTTCTTTTATAAAATTACTGCTAAAAATTAAAATAAAGTTGTATAATTGCATTATTAATTCTCAATAACCGCATTAACAGGTTGTTAATTCTTCAGAATAAAAATCATTTTTTTCAGAATAATTCAAATTTATACTCAAAATAAATATCACATATAAGCATCAATGTTTGAAATTTCACAATTAAAAGAAAAGAAACTCGCTGAACTACAGGAGATTGCTAGCAAATTGAACGTTCCAAAATACCGTTCATTAAAAAAATTAGATTTAGTTTACCAAATACTCGACAAACAAGCAGCAGATCCTAAAGCGATTACTGCAGTTGTTGAACCTAATAAAACAACAGATAACACACCTGAAAAACCACAGGCTAAAAAACCTAGGCAACGTGTTCAGAAGCCCGTTAAAAATACCCCTAAACAACCTGCTGAAAAAACTTTAGAGTTACCTTTAGAAGAATCAAAAATAGCTGAGAATAAAACAACAGCTAAAACTTCAGAAAATCCTAAAAAGCCTACACCTAAAAATAAAGAGGAACAAAAAACAGAAGGCAGACCAAATCCTAGACCTCAAAACGAAAGAAAAAGCGATACTCAACAGAAACCAAATCCTAGGCCTCAGCAAAAAAGAGAACCTATTCAAAAAAGTCAAAACAAAAATCAGAAAAACGGCAACGTTCATACAAATAATGGCAATAAAGATAGTAGAAACCGCTATCGTGAACCAGATTTTGAATTTGATGCTATTATTGAAAGTGAAGGCGTTTTAGATATTATGCAAGATGGGTATGGTTTTTTACGCTCATCAGATTACAACTATTTATCATCACCAGATGATATTTATGTATCACAATCACAAATTCGTTTATTCGGTTTAAAAACTGGAGATACTGTTTTAGGACATGTAAGACCTCCAAAAGAAGGAGAAAAATATTTCCCTTTAATTAAGGTTAGTAAAATAAACGGTCAAAACCCAAATGTAGTAAGAGACCGCGTAGCATTCGAGCATTTAACACCGTTATTTCCGCAAGAAAAATTCAATCTTGCAGAAAAACAAGCAACGATTTCTACAAGAATCATGGATTTATTTGCGCCTATTGGAAAAGGACAACGTGGTATGATTGTATCGCAACCTAAAACTGGTAAAACCATGTTATTGAAGGATGTGGCTAATGCTATTGCTGCAAACCACCCAGAGGTTTATCAAATGATATTATTAATTGATGAACGTCCAGAAGAGGTTACAGATATGCAACGTAATGTACGTGGCGAAGTTATTGCTTCAACTTTTGATAAAGAAGCTCATGAACACGTAAAAATTGCTAATATTGTTCTTGAAAAAGCAAAACGTTTAGTTGAATGTGGACATGATGTTGTGATTCTTTTAGATTCTATTACTAGACTTGCTAGAGCATATAATACTGTGCAACCAGCATCAGGTAAAATATTAAGTGGTGGTGTAGATGCTAATGCACTTCACAAACCAAAACGCTTCTTTGGAGCTGCTCGTAATATTGAAAATGGAGGATCTTTAACTATTATTGCAACGGCGCTTACAGAAACAGGTTCTAAAATGGATGAAGTAATTTTTGAAGAATTCAAAGGAACTGGTAATATGGAACTACAATTAGATAGAAAAATATCTAACCGTAGAATTTTCCCTGCTATCGATTTAACTTCTTCAAGTACACGTCGT
The nucleotide sequence above comes from Flavobacteriaceae bacterium HL-DH10. Encoded proteins:
- a CDS encoding DUF4293 domain-containing protein, which codes for MLQRIQTIYLLIAAGVSVGLIFVFDLWSTSDQVKVFANDIVYVFAAFLSSALLSIISIFRYKNRKSQFILGRLNIILNFFLLGFFVYQSLNVSGETAVSEKGIGMFLPIISIVFLVLANKAIKKDEDLVKSVDRLR
- a CDS encoding peptidylprolyl isomerase, which translates into the protein MSQVKENDTVKVHYTGKLSNGQVFDSSLEREPLEITLGQGALIPGFEKGIIDMKLNEKKTINIPVEEAYGDVRQELFYEVKKEQLPQDMAPEIGMGLASKDQEGRETQFRVAEVNEDHIIVDANHPLAGQELIFDLELVDIK
- a CDS encoding metallophosphoesterase family protein, encoding MKKILLLSDTHSYIDNDILKYVKQADEVWHAGDIGDLKVTDAIKKLKPLRGVYGNIDDATVRLEFPEHNRFMCEDVDVWITHIGGYPPKYNGRVYETMKQNPPRLFICGHSHILKVMPDKRLHVLHMNPGAVGKHGFHKTRTMLRFTIDGKKIDNLEVIEFPVRHPQNGPS
- the rho gene encoding transcription termination factor Rho translates to MFEISQLKEKKLAELQEIASKLNVPKYRSLKKLDLVYQILDKQAADPKAITAVVEPNKTTDNTPEKPQAKKPRQRVQKPVKNTPKQPAEKTLELPLEESKIAENKTTAKTSENPKKPTPKNKEEQKTEGRPNPRPQNERKSDTQQKPNPRPQQKREPIQKSQNKNQKNGNVHTNNGNKDSRNRYREPDFEFDAIIESEGVLDIMQDGYGFLRSSDYNYLSSPDDIYVSQSQIRLFGLKTGDTVLGHVRPPKEGEKYFPLIKVSKINGQNPNVVRDRVAFEHLTPLFPQEKFNLAEKQATISTRIMDLFAPIGKGQRGMIVSQPKTGKTMLLKDVANAIAANHPEVYQMILLIDERPEEVTDMQRNVRGEVIASTFDKEAHEHVKIANIVLEKAKRLVECGHDVVILLDSITRLARAYNTVQPASGKILSGGVDANALHKPKRFFGAARNIENGGSLTIIATALTETGSKMDEVIFEEFKGTGNMELQLDRKISNRRIFPAIDLTSSSTRRDDILLDSNTIQRMWVMRKYLADMNPVEAMEFINERFKQTRNNEEFLISMNG